A region from the Chrysoperla carnea chromosome 4, inChrCarn1.1, whole genome shotgun sequence genome encodes:
- the LOC123298229 gene encoding KRAB-A domain-containing protein 2-like: MRRTAMDYYWMNKYDIMTIANEDCLIFKRLTANAPPIRILPREQYFHILSNIHLSCGHGGRDKILYHIKKRYYIPKKAVEIFVSLCPVCKIKRNVSRKVIVTKPINSRNFNLSGKVDLIDFESCPDGEFKWLLSYQDNATKFLNLRPLKTKREVEVASELMKIFLTFGVPCTLQSDNGRKFTANIIKELVIMWPECKIVHGNPRGLQTQGSHERSNQDIENNLRAWMNENNSTNWSLGCFFIQYFKNTSLDRTIKRSPYKALFGSEPKAGLNESDIPTSTPLRIDTEVELKTEATNSDASFDRIIGRSPYKTLFGSESKAGLNGSDIPTSTPSMIETEMELKTEATNSDDNNDNIENLESNFTCAVCHNDLTDADHKCEYCNSVAMQYEIEVTNYDDNNDNIENLEANFTCAVCHNDVTGAHKCEYCNSVVTQYEIEVTHCDENNDNIENLESNFTCAVCHNDVTGAHKCEFCNSVVMQYAE; this comes from the coding sequence ATGAGAAGGACGGCTATGGATTATTATTGGATGAACAAATACGATATTATGACCATTGCAAATGaagattgtttaatttttaaaagactcACAGCCAATGCTCCCCCGATACGCATTTTACCTAGAGAACAGTATTTTCATATCTTATCAAATATCCACTTATCCTGTGGCCATGGTGGGCGAGATAAAATACTATACCACATAAAGAAAAGATACTATATTCCGAAGAAAGCCGTAGAAATTTTCGTGTCTCTTTGTCctgtatgtaaaattaaaagaaatgtcTCAAGAAAAGTTATTGTAACGAAGCCAATCAACTcacgtaattttaatttaagtggaAAAGTCGACCTTATAGATTTTGAGTCCTGCCCCGATGGAGAGTTTAAATGGCTTTTAAGCTACCAAGACAACgcaacaaaatttctaaatctACGTCCgcttaaaacaaaaagagaagTTGAGGTAGCTTCTGAACTaatgaagatttttttaacattcggGGTACCCTGCACTTTACAATCAGACAATGGCCGTAAATTCActgcaaatattataaaagagttAGTTATAATGTGGCCCGAGTGCAAAATTGTTCATGGGAATCCGCGTGGGCTTCAAACTCAAGGCAGCCACGAGAGAAGCAATCAAGACATCGAAAATAATCTCCGAGCCTGGATGAATGAAAACAATTCAACAAACTGGTCTTTGGGCTGCTTcttcatacaatattttaaaaatacttcattaGATCGAACGATTAAAAGATCTCCATACAAAGCACTATTTGGGAGTGAACCTAAAGCGGGTTTAAATGAGTCTGATATTCCAACCTCTACACCTTTAAGGATAGATACGGAGGTGGAATTGAAAACTGAAGCTACGAACAGTGATGCATCATTCGATCGAATCATTGGAAGATCTCCATACAAAACACTATTTGGCAGTGAATCTAAAGCTGGTTTAAATGGGTCTGATATTCCAACTTCTACACCTTCAATGATAGAAACGGAGATGGAGTTGAAAACTGAAGCTACGAACAGTGATGACAACAAtgataacattgaaaatttagagtCAAACTTCACTTGTGCAGTATGCCACAACGACCTAACTGACGCCGATCACAAGTGTGAGTATTGCAACAGTGTTGCAATGCAATATGAAATTGAAGTTACGAACTATGATGACAATAAtgataacattgaaaatttagaggCGAATTTCACTTGCGCAGTATGCCATAACGACGTCACTGGAGCGCACAAGTGTGAGTACTGCAACAGTGTTGTAACGCAATATGAAATTGAAGTGACGCACTGTGATGAAAATAAtgataacattgaaaatttagagtCGAACTTCACTTGTGCAGTATGCCATAATGACGTCACTGGAGCGCACAAGTGTGAATTTTGCAATAGTGTTGTAATGCAATATGCGGAATAA